A stretch of Aureispira sp. CCB-E DNA encodes these proteins:
- a CDS encoding DUF4332 domain-containing protein, with protein sequence MNKHIIDIEGIGPKYAEKLNAVGITTIDELLDKGSTPSGRQDLEQSTGIDKKRILDWIGMADLYRINGVGKQFAELLKVTGVDTVKELKMRRPENLCEALEKTNETKKLTRAVPSLPQVKDWIQQAKILEARLTY encoded by the coding sequence ATGAATAAACACATTATTGACATCGAAGGCATCGGACCTAAATATGCCGAAAAACTAAATGCTGTAGGCATTACTACAATTGACGAATTGCTAGATAAAGGAAGTACTCCTTCTGGAAGACAAGACCTAGAACAAAGCACGGGCATTGACAAAAAACGTATTTTAGACTGGATTGGCATGGCGGACTTATACCGTATCAATGGGGTTGGTAAACAATTTGCTGAATTGCTAAAAGTAACAGGTGTTGATACGGTTAAAGAACTAAAAATGCGCCGTCCAGAAAACCTTTGCGAGGCTTTAGAAAAGACGAACGAAACAAAAAAATTAACTCGAGCTGTTCCTTCCTTACCGCAAGTCAAAGATTGGATTCAGCAAGCCAAAATATTAGAAGCACGCTTGACATACTAA
- a CDS encoding radical SAM protein, whose product MKTKVLLITPPFTQLNTPYPATAYLKGFLNTQNIVSNQADLGIETILQLFTPQGLTTIFEIIEENFEWADLSANGQRIVHLQESYIETIAPTVAFLQHQNPTLAHHICSRTFLPEASRFQSLNDLEWAFGTMGIQDKARHFATLYLEDIGDLIKECIDPYFGFSRYAERLGRTATHFDPLHEALQEENSLISDILIQLLEHKIEDYNPSVVCLSVPFPGNLFAALKCGQYLKANHPNITVVLGGGYANTELRSLSDERLFDYLDYVSLDDGEAPLLFLLEHLDGQRPASELKRVFARVGGVVSYYNNAIEKDVAQREVGTPDYSDLLLDEYLSVIEIVNPMHRLWSDGRWNKLTLAHGCYWGKCSFCDISLDYIQRYEPVNATILCDRIETIIEQTGQNGFHFVDEAAPPALMRDLALEIIRRKLTVVWWTNIRFEKSFTYDLCQLLKASGCIAVSGGLEVASDRLLALMEKGVTVAQVARVCDAFTQAGIMVHAYLMYGFPTQTEQETIDALEMVRQLFEQGVVQSGFWHRFAMTAHSPVGLVPDKYMVTRMGPDFGGFADNDLYHEDLTGAEHELFSQGLKTALFNYMHGNAFDVDLADWFDFETPATSIVSDYIYKALDQPLKMPRSNAMIFWLGGRPIFSFFEEETEDGVEELAALHFHNKQNDWVMELSVEMAEWLSEMLVALEIDNTSTWTFKEVKENFEATGMGTMQELINSDIWEQLSLNGLLIC is encoded by the coding sequence TTGAAGACAAAAGTACTACTCATAACACCACCTTTTACACAGTTAAATACGCCCTATCCAGCAACGGCCTATTTAAAAGGATTCTTAAACACCCAAAACATTGTTTCCAATCAAGCCGATTTGGGAATAGAGACTATATTACAGCTATTTACGCCTCAAGGTCTAACCACAATTTTTGAAATTATAGAAGAAAACTTTGAGTGGGCAGATTTATCGGCCAATGGTCAACGTATTGTCCACTTACAAGAAAGTTATATAGAGACTATTGCCCCAACTGTTGCGTTTTTGCAACATCAAAACCCTACCTTAGCACATCATATTTGTAGCCGAACCTTCTTGCCAGAAGCCAGTCGCTTTCAAAGTTTAAATGACTTAGAATGGGCATTTGGAACAATGGGGATACAAGATAAAGCACGTCATTTTGCGACCTTATACTTAGAAGATATAGGAGATTTAATCAAAGAGTGCATTGATCCTTACTTTGGATTTAGCCGCTATGCAGAGCGTTTGGGACGAACGGCAACTCATTTTGACCCGTTGCACGAAGCACTGCAAGAGGAGAATAGCCTTATTTCAGATATTTTAATTCAATTGCTAGAGCATAAGATAGAAGATTACAACCCTTCTGTCGTTTGTTTGTCGGTACCTTTTCCTGGAAATCTCTTTGCAGCACTAAAATGTGGTCAGTATTTAAAAGCGAATCACCCTAATATTACCGTAGTTTTAGGAGGAGGATATGCCAACACCGAATTGCGTTCTTTGTCAGATGAGCGTTTGTTTGACTACTTGGATTATGTGTCTTTAGATGATGGAGAGGCTCCCTTGTTGTTTTTATTAGAACACTTGGATGGTCAGCGTCCTGCTAGTGAACTTAAACGTGTTTTTGCTAGGGTAGGAGGTGTTGTTTCTTATTATAATAATGCCATAGAGAAAGATGTTGCTCAGCGAGAAGTTGGCACTCCAGATTATAGTGACTTGCTGTTGGATGAGTATTTATCGGTTATAGAAATTGTCAATCCAATGCATCGTTTGTGGAGTGATGGTCGTTGGAATAAATTGACATTGGCTCATGGTTGTTATTGGGGGAAGTGCTCCTTTTGCGATATTTCTTTAGATTACATTCAACGTTACGAGCCTGTTAATGCGACTATCCTTTGTGATCGAATTGAAACTATTATAGAGCAAACAGGGCAAAATGGCTTTCATTTTGTAGACGAAGCGGCTCCTCCTGCCTTGATGCGAGACTTAGCTCTAGAAATTATTAGAAGAAAGTTGACGGTTGTTTGGTGGACGAATATTCGTTTTGAGAAGAGTTTTACCTACGATTTGTGCCAGTTGTTAAAAGCATCGGGATGTATTGCTGTATCAGGAGGGTTAGAAGTCGCCTCTGATCGCTTATTGGCATTGATGGAAAAAGGGGTAACAGTTGCACAAGTAGCTCGTGTTTGTGATGCTTTTACACAGGCAGGGATTATGGTACACGCTTACTTGATGTATGGATTTCCGACCCAAACAGAGCAAGAAACAATCGATGCTTTGGAAATGGTTCGCCAATTGTTTGAGCAAGGTGTGGTACAATCTGGTTTTTGGCACCGATTTGCAATGACCGCACATAGTCCAGTTGGATTGGTGCCCGATAAATATATGGTGACACGGATGGGACCAGATTTTGGAGGCTTTGCGGATAATGATTTGTATCACGAAGACTTGACAGGAGCAGAGCACGAATTGTTTTCGCAAGGATTAAAAACGGCTTTGTTTAATTATATGCACGGCAATGCCTTTGATGTTGATTTAGCTGATTGGTTTGATTTTGAAACTCCCGCTACAAGTATTGTGTCAGACTATATTTACAAGGCATTAGATCAACCCTTAAAAATGCCTCGTTCAAATGCTATGATATTTTGGTTAGGCGGGCGTCCTATTTTTTCCTTCTTTGAAGAGGAAACAGAAGACGGAGTGGAGGAACTGGCAGCATTGCATTTTCATAACAAACAGAACGATTGGGTGATGGAGCTATCCGTAGAAATGGCAGAGTGGTTGTCTGAAATGTTGGTAGCACTAGAAATCGATAACACGTCTACTTGGACATTTAAAGAGGTAAAAGAAAATTTTGAAGCAACAGGAATGGGAACAATGCAGGAGCTAATAAATTCAGATATTTGGGAGCAGTTGAGTTTAAACGGATTGTTAATTTGTTAG
- a CDS encoding aminoacyl-histidine dipeptidase yields the protein MKIQDLQPKALWKNFANLNAVPRPSKKEERVIAFAKKFGEDLGLPTHVDEVGNVIIKKPATEGMENRTTVVLQSHLDMVHQKNADTDFDFDKEGIKMLIDGDWVKADGTTLGADNGIGVAAIMALLESTDIAHPPLEALFTIDEETGMTGAMGLVGGLLDAKIMLNLDTEDDDELTIGCAGGVDVTAKGTYEVEKTPENYKGYKLAIKGLSGGHSGMDIHRGLGNANKLMNRLLYNLNKVANIRIASIDGGSLRNAIPRESFAAIAVETTDSQHLSTFVEKWQAILENEYKATDPDLKLILEPCDVPSVVCSKTFQKQFLAAVYACPCGIYRMSPEISDLVQTSNNLARVLLKDGAYQVLCLTRGSVDTEKQDEADAIVNTFELIGAVVTLSGAYPGWAPNPNADIIKIMSNLYQEMYQETPHVYACHAGLECGILGTNYPDMEMISFGPNIRGAHSPDEKVQISSVQKFWDYLLATLKRIPEAS from the coding sequence ATGAAAATTCAAGATTTACAGCCCAAGGCACTTTGGAAAAATTTTGCAAACTTAAATGCGGTTCCTCGTCCTTCTAAAAAAGAGGAACGTGTCATTGCTTTTGCAAAAAAGTTTGGGGAAGATTTGGGATTACCAACGCATGTTGATGAAGTAGGGAATGTTATTATCAAGAAACCAGCTACGGAGGGAATGGAAAATCGAACGACTGTTGTCCTTCAAAGCCATTTAGATATGGTACATCAAAAAAATGCCGATACGGATTTTGATTTTGATAAAGAGGGAATTAAGATGTTGATAGATGGTGATTGGGTAAAAGCAGACGGAACAACATTAGGTGCTGATAATGGTATTGGTGTGGCTGCAATTATGGCTTTGCTAGAATCGACAGACATTGCACACCCACCACTAGAAGCATTGTTTACAATTGATGAAGAAACAGGGATGACAGGAGCAATGGGCTTAGTTGGAGGTTTGTTGGATGCTAAAATTATGTTGAATTTAGATACAGAAGACGACGATGAGTTGACAATTGGCTGTGCTGGTGGAGTGGATGTAACAGCTAAAGGGACATATGAAGTAGAAAAAACACCTGAAAATTATAAAGGCTATAAGCTAGCAATTAAGGGCTTGTCAGGAGGACATTCGGGGATGGATATACACAGAGGTTTAGGAAATGCGAACAAATTGATGAATCGTTTGTTGTATAATTTAAATAAGGTTGCGAACATAAGAATTGCTTCTATAGACGGAGGTAGTTTGCGCAATGCTATCCCTCGAGAATCTTTTGCTGCCATTGCTGTTGAAACTACTGATAGTCAGCATTTGTCTACTTTTGTAGAAAAATGGCAAGCAATTCTTGAAAATGAATATAAGGCAACAGATCCTGACCTAAAACTTATCTTAGAACCTTGTGATGTTCCTAGTGTTGTATGTTCTAAAACATTTCAGAAACAATTTTTAGCAGCCGTTTATGCCTGCCCTTGTGGAATTTATAGAATGAGTCCAGAAATTTCAGATCTAGTACAAACTTCTAATAATCTTGCTCGTGTATTGCTAAAAGACGGTGCGTATCAAGTACTTTGCTTGACGAGAGGTTCGGTAGATACGGAGAAACAAGACGAAGCAGATGCAATTGTGAACACGTTTGAATTGATTGGTGCAGTGGTAACATTAAGTGGAGCTTATCCAGGATGGGCACCCAATCCCAATGCAGATATTATCAAAATTATGAGCAATTTGTATCAAGAAATGTATCAAGAAACACCACATGTATACGCTTGTCATGCTGGTTTGGAATGTGGTATTTTGGGAACGAATTACCCTGATATGGAAATGATTTCATTTGGCCCTAATATTCGTGGGGCGCATTCTCCAGATGAAAAAGTACAAATTAGCTCTGTACAAAAGTTTTGGGATTATTTGTTGGCAACCTTAAAAAGAATACCTGAAGCCTCTTAA
- a CDS encoding biotin-dependent carboxyltransferase family protein, translated as MSSLVQILFHKAGLQTTIQDSGRWGYQHLGIPVGGAMDKAAARKANWLVGNKATAPVLEITMLGPVIEFKGAAQIAITGADISPVINKKKAPMYQTIDLKPSSILSFGALQTGCRAYLAIGGDWQVAKWLSSSSSILSGTTPLLPQSNIQAQQIISIQPRTFISKRHITKEQRPSYTNLVPLRVLRGPEFETFSRTSIAAFFSLQHRVSNHSNRMGYRLETILPDCNMDKELISSGIIPGTIQVSSAGQPILLMNDAPTTGGYYRIATICSEDLDKVAQLKPKDLIYFQLKI; from the coding sequence ATGTCATCACTCGTACAGATACTTTTTCACAAAGCAGGCTTGCAAACCACAATACAGGATTCGGGACGTTGGGGCTACCAACACTTGGGTATCCCTGTTGGAGGCGCAATGGATAAAGCTGCCGCCCGAAAAGCAAATTGGTTAGTTGGCAATAAAGCCACTGCCCCTGTCCTTGAGATAACGATGTTGGGTCCCGTTATAGAATTTAAAGGGGCGGCTCAAATTGCTATTACGGGGGCTGATATTTCGCCTGTTATCAATAAGAAAAAAGCTCCTATGTATCAAACCATCGACCTAAAACCATCTTCTATCCTATCTTTTGGTGCGTTACAAACAGGTTGTCGAGCTTATTTGGCAATTGGTGGCGATTGGCAAGTTGCCAAGTGGCTATCGAGTAGTAGTTCTATTCTATCAGGCACAACGCCGCTCCTCCCTCAAAGCAACATTCAAGCTCAACAGATTATTTCCATTCAGCCAAGAACATTTATTTCTAAGCGACACATCACTAAAGAACAGCGACCTTCCTATACTAATTTAGTGCCGCTTAGAGTTTTGAGAGGTCCTGAATTTGAGACTTTTTCAAGAACAAGCATTGCTGCATTTTTTAGCCTCCAACATAGAGTGTCCAATCATTCCAATCGAATGGGGTATCGTTTGGAAACCATACTTCCTGATTGTAACATGGATAAAGAGTTAATTTCTTCAGGAATTATCCCTGGTACTATTCAAGTTTCTAGTGCTGGTCAACCTATTCTATTAATGAACGACGCTCCAACAACTGGTGGCTATTATCGCATCGCTACTATTTGCAGTGAAGATTTGGATAAAGTAGCACAGCTCAAACCTAAAGACCTCATATATTTTCAATTAAAAATATAG
- a CDS encoding ankyrin repeat domain-containing protein: protein MASNLTSYNLVIHALRQGSTIDWIKLAKKIHDFPNGCDALIGRRWITNAIDCGSFQSVVWMLSQEVDLNFVDEEGYSVLHSCIDRYLPSKYTIMQLLIDYNAPIDIGTKEHQLAVNGWSPLHMAVARKDIQAVRLLLKNGANTTLRTCIDNYATAREEARYYGYLDIAALL, encoded by the coding sequence ATGGCTTCTAACCTGACATCTTATAATTTGGTCATCCATGCATTGAGGCAAGGTTCAACAATTGATTGGATCAAGTTAGCCAAAAAAATCCATGACTTTCCAAATGGTTGCGATGCATTGATTGGTCGAAGATGGATTACCAATGCTATTGATTGTGGTTCTTTCCAATCGGTTGTTTGGATGCTTTCTCAAGAAGTTGATTTGAATTTTGTAGACGAAGAAGGGTACTCTGTTTTACATTCTTGCATCGACAGATATTTGCCGAGCAAATACACTATCATGCAATTATTAATTGACTACAACGCTCCTATTGACATTGGAACAAAAGAACATCAACTAGCTGTTAATGGTTGGTCTCCCTTGCATATGGCAGTAGCTAGAAAAGATATACAAGCAGTTCGATTACTGTTAAAAAACGGAGCCAATACAACGTTAAGAACTTGCATAGATAACTATGCAACTGCTAGAGAAGAAGCTCGATACTATGGGTATTTAGACATCGCAGCATTACTATAA
- a CDS encoding Crp/Fnr family transcriptional regulator, whose translation MIDLLYQNIRRSVAISQQEVEQFEQLLQPKTLAKNDFFVQEGDTAKYLAFVLSGGLYSYSIDDKGEKHVLQIALKEHWITDPYSFFSQQGALHTVQALFETNVLLISKENHDKACNQFPHIERFFRLLVQNAYVHLLQRVAQINRDTAEERYLKLIQTHPNLIQQVPQYYIASYLGIKPQSLSRIRKNLSKE comes from the coding sequence ATGATTGATTTACTTTATCAAAATATCAGAAGAAGTGTTGCTATTTCTCAACAAGAAGTAGAACAATTTGAACAGCTATTGCAACCCAAAACTTTAGCCAAGAATGATTTTTTTGTTCAAGAAGGAGATACTGCCAAGTATTTAGCTTTTGTGCTTTCTGGTGGTTTGTATTCTTATAGTATCGATGATAAAGGAGAAAAACACGTCCTACAAATTGCCTTAAAAGAACACTGGATAACCGATCCTTATAGCTTTTTTTCTCAACAAGGCGCTTTGCATACTGTTCAGGCGTTATTTGAAACAAATGTATTGTTAATCAGCAAAGAAAATCACGACAAAGCTTGTAATCAATTCCCTCATATCGAACGATTCTTTCGCTTATTGGTACAGAATGCTTATGTTCATTTGTTACAACGAGTGGCGCAAATTAATAGAGATACTGCCGAGGAACGGTATCTAAAACTAATTCAAACACACCCAAACCTTATTCAACAAGTGCCTCAGTATTATATTGCCTCTTATTTGGGAATTAAGCCACAGTCTTTGAGTAGAATTCGTAAAAACTTATCAAAAGAATAG
- a CDS encoding WYL domain-containing protein codes for MPVNRNALIRYKTIDKCLQNRYRKWTLDDLIEACSDALYEYEGIDKGVSKRTVQGDIQIMRSDKLGYNAPIIVVDKRYYTYEEPTYSITNIPLTDQDLSMLTDAVAFMKQFKGFSHFKELDGMVQKLEDHIYSQKTATKPVIDFEKNDNLKGLEYLDTLYQAIIKKQVLKITYQSFKARKANRFEFHPYLLKEFRNRWFLIGVREGTVGIMNLALDRIEGIEPSELWFKEEEGFDAEIYFKNAIGVSVSPTAKVEEVLLYVNYQHAPYVLTKPLHHSQELIEKDHYGITIALQVQHNFELEKAILGFGEGVKVLAPEKLRRKIKERINANIDLYNTEITERGLRAAGQKLKHKGYAVLNHLYSQREIKQLGSLLHKKIGEDLKNGSGVFRQLLLEHPTLIKVIMNRNLTRLIKHIDPNAFLVKATFFSKAPNQLPHQAWHQMNNLSIDTLSKSIDVSKTISDDWVGRVFCVRIHLDDVKEDNAQQLVLAGSHKKRFTKEEIDLLSNNSNPYTLDLYSGTALVTSALLLTRFSIASAPKRRRVLHLEFSSKHLPNELQWTEQMKF; via the coding sequence ATGCCAGTTAACAGAAATGCGCTTATTCGTTATAAAACAATTGATAAATGCCTCCAAAATCGCTATAGAAAGTGGACATTGGATGATTTGATAGAGGCTTGCTCGGATGCTTTGTACGAATACGAAGGAATTGACAAGGGGGTTAGTAAGAGAACTGTTCAAGGAGATATTCAAATAATGCGCAGCGACAAACTAGGGTATAATGCTCCTATTATTGTTGTTGATAAGCGTTATTACACCTATGAAGAACCCACTTATAGTATCACCAACATTCCGTTAACAGATCAAGATTTAAGTATGCTGACAGATGCCGTGGCATTTATGAAGCAATTCAAAGGGTTCTCTCATTTTAAAGAGTTGGATGGTATGGTTCAGAAGCTAGAAGACCACATCTATTCTCAAAAAACAGCGACCAAACCTGTTATTGATTTTGAAAAAAATGACAACCTAAAAGGTTTGGAGTATTTGGATACCTTGTATCAAGCTATTATCAAAAAACAAGTGCTCAAAATAACGTATCAATCGTTTAAAGCTAGAAAAGCAAATCGGTTTGAGTTCCATCCTTATTTGCTAAAAGAGTTTAGAAATCGTTGGTTTTTGATCGGTGTTAGAGAAGGAACAGTAGGGATTATGAATTTGGCTTTGGATAGAATAGAGGGGATTGAACCAAGTGAATTGTGGTTTAAGGAGGAAGAAGGGTTTGATGCAGAAATTTATTTTAAAAATGCAATTGGGGTTTCTGTTAGCCCGACGGCCAAAGTAGAGGAAGTGCTTTTGTATGTTAATTATCAGCATGCTCCTTATGTGTTGACAAAGCCCTTGCATCATTCTCAAGAATTGATAGAAAAAGACCACTATGGAATTACGATTGCATTGCAAGTGCAGCATAATTTTGAACTAGAAAAAGCTATTCTAGGTTTTGGAGAAGGTGTAAAAGTTTTAGCTCCCGAAAAGTTGCGACGAAAAATAAAAGAGCGCATCAATGCCAATATTGATCTGTATAATACAGAAATTACAGAGCGTGGTTTGCGAGCAGCAGGGCAAAAATTAAAACACAAAGGATACGCTGTTTTAAATCATTTGTATAGCCAACGAGAAATTAAGCAATTGGGGAGTTTACTGCATAAAAAAATAGGAGAAGATTTAAAAAATGGAAGCGGCGTTTTTCGGCAATTGCTTCTAGAGCACCCCACTTTAATTAAGGTGATTATGAATCGAAATCTAACTCGGTTAATCAAGCACATAGACCCCAATGCTTTCTTGGTAAAAGCCACTTTCTTTAGCAAAGCACCTAACCAATTACCGCATCAAGCGTGGCATCAAATGAACAATTTAAGTATTGATACTTTGTCAAAGTCCATTGATGTCTCAAAGACCATTTCTGATGATTGGGTTGGTCGTGTGTTTTGTGTGCGGATTCATTTGGATGATGTTAAGGAAGACAATGCACAACAACTGGTTTTGGCAGGTTCTCATAAGAAACGGTTCACAAAAGAAGAGATTGATTTGTTGAGCAACAACAGCAACCCTTATACCTTAGATTTGTATAGTGGAACAGCCTTGGTAACAAGTGCTTTGTTGTTGACGCGTTTTTCAATAGCTTCGGCTCCCAAACGACGTCGAGTCTTACATTTAGAATTTAGCTCAAAGCACTTGCCCAATGAGTTGCAATGGACGGAACAAATGAAGTTTTGA
- a CDS encoding YceI family protein yields MKNAINLVLFLVLSFSIQAQTTWKVDPSHSKLGFSVSHLTISEVDGEFTKFDGTLKSSKEDFSDAQISFSADVSSINTGNTSRDQHLNAEDFFYAEKHPKITFESTSFKKKGNGKYELKGKLTMRGVTKDVTFEVKHGGVIKDAYGNTRAGFSAKATVNRIQYGVAWNAKTEHGGWTVGEEVELNIKVEFIQQK; encoded by the coding sequence ATGAAAAATGCAATCAATCTAGTTCTTTTCCTTGTTCTAAGCTTTTCTATCCAAGCACAAACTACTTGGAAAGTCGATCCCAGCCATTCCAAATTAGGTTTTTCCGTTAGTCATTTAACTATTTCAGAAGTAGATGGAGAATTCACAAAATTTGACGGTACCTTAAAAAGCTCTAAAGAAGATTTTTCTGATGCCCAAATTAGTTTTTCAGCCGATGTAAGTAGTATTAATACAGGCAATACATCAAGAGATCAACATCTGAATGCAGAAGATTTTTTCTATGCTGAAAAGCATCCTAAAATAACGTTTGAAAGTACTTCTTTTAAGAAAAAAGGAAATGGGAAATATGAACTAAAAGGAAAATTAACCATGCGTGGCGTCACCAAAGACGTTACTTTTGAGGTGAAACATGGGGGTGTTATCAAAGATGCTTATGGCAACACAAGAGCTGGTTTTTCTGCCAAAGCGACCGTTAATAGAATCCAATATGGAGTTGCTTGGAATGCCAAAACAGAGCATGGTGGCTGGACTGTTGGAGAAGAAGTGGAGTTAAACATAAAGGTAGAATTCATCCAACAAAAATAG
- the pxpB gene encoding 5-oxoprolinase subunit PxpB → MMTIKDYGDQAILIEFEAIIDPAIHQQVSQLHKALTSQKHTGIRSCIPAYHSLTVCYAPTLIPKKKLTDLIHFLFKESTSIDHPTSTLSIPVCYEAPFALDMEFVLQQTQLSKKALIQWHTQTIYQVYLLGFLPGFAYLGRVPEQLFCPRKSHPRLKVPKGAVGLAGYQTGIYPSASPGGWQIIGQTPISVFDIQLEQPFLFEVGNQVQFKAIDKSEFEAIKNNPQRWQFHTS, encoded by the coding sequence ATGATGACCATTAAAGATTATGGGGATCAAGCTATTTTAATAGAATTTGAGGCCATTATAGATCCTGCCATACACCAACAAGTCTCTCAACTTCACAAAGCCTTGACAAGCCAAAAACATACTGGAATTAGAAGTTGTATACCAGCCTATCATTCTCTAACCGTTTGTTATGCTCCCACACTGATTCCTAAGAAAAAATTAACCGACCTTATCCACTTCCTTTTTAAAGAAAGTACTTCTATTGATCACCCCACCTCTACCTTATCCATTCCAGTTTGCTACGAAGCACCTTTTGCACTAGACATGGAGTTCGTTTTGCAACAAACCCAACTTTCTAAAAAAGCGTTGATTCAATGGCACACTCAAACAATCTACCAAGTTTATTTATTAGGTTTTTTACCTGGATTTGCCTATTTGGGACGGGTTCCAGAACAACTCTTTTGCCCCAGAAAATCACACCCTCGATTAAAAGTTCCTAAAGGAGCTGTAGGATTAGCTGGTTATCAGACAGGTATTTATCCTTCTGCTTCTCCTGGTGGTTGGCAAATTATCGGTCAAACCCCCATTTCTGTTTTTGACATCCAACTTGAACAGCCTTTTTTATTTGAAGTAGGCAACCAAGTTCAATTCAAAGCCATTGACAAATCTGAATTTGAAGCCATTAAAAACAATCCTCAACGTTGGCAATTCCACACCTCATAA
- a CDS encoding DUF748 domain-containing protein, with amino-acid sequence MPSTEKKHTKRKRVAKWVIGIVLVLIAIRIALPHVIKWYLNNRVLNQMKDYRGHIEDVDLALWRGAYMIDDLDIVKIGTEIEEPFVYVKTIDLSVQWNALFKGAIVGEIVATDPTINFAFSKDEDKSQTGKEQDWIKIVTDLIPIRINRFAIDNGTVKLVNLFAELEKANDLNLDQINLEILNIQNVTDYSVPLPTSLNASAHTPGYGGQLELTAKTMFLKEIPDFDYNLKFEHAKLVEFNPLIEHYADMNVEEGVLSLYSEMAMKDGHFEGYFKPLLEDLRIFDWKEENRDFGQWIKEFFSEGTKEIFENQKKEQFATRVPIKGNLGNVKANIWLTIINAFKNAYIDAFQHKLDQTVTFQKVALSEDAKAEKDKKGFFQRGIFAKKDKNSNKK; translated from the coding sequence ATGCCTAGCACAGAAAAAAAACATACAAAAAGAAAGAGAGTAGCCAAATGGGTCATTGGAATTGTCCTTGTATTAATTGCCATTCGCATCGCCTTACCACACGTTATCAAATGGTACCTCAACAATAGAGTTCTCAATCAAATGAAAGATTATCGGGGTCACATCGAAGATGTCGATTTGGCATTGTGGCGAGGTGCTTATATGATTGACGACTTGGATATTGTCAAAATAGGAACAGAGATAGAAGAGCCTTTTGTTTACGTCAAAACAATTGATTTGTCGGTACAATGGAATGCCTTGTTCAAAGGTGCTATTGTGGGAGAGATTGTTGCAACCGACCCAACGATAAACTTTGCATTTAGCAAAGATGAAGATAAATCTCAAACGGGTAAAGAACAAGACTGGATTAAGATTGTTACCGACTTAATCCCTATTCGAATTAACCGATTTGCCATTGATAATGGTACGGTAAAACTGGTCAATCTTTTTGCAGAGTTGGAAAAAGCCAATGACTTAAATTTAGATCAAATTAATCTAGAAATTCTGAACATACAAAATGTAACTGATTATTCTGTTCCCTTGCCTACTTCACTCAATGCCAGTGCCCATACTCCAGGATATGGTGGTCAGTTGGAATTAACAGCCAAAACTATGTTTTTGAAAGAAATTCCTGATTTTGATTATAACCTAAAATTTGAGCATGCTAAGCTTGTCGAATTCAACCCACTCATTGAGCACTATGCTGATATGAATGTAGAGGAAGGTGTCCTTAGCCTATATAGTGAGATGGCTATGAAAGATGGTCATTTTGAAGGCTATTTCAAACCCTTATTAGAAGATTTGCGAATTTTTGATTGGAAGGAAGAAAATCGAGACTTTGGACAGTGGATCAAAGAGTTCTTTTCTGAGGGAACCAAAGAAATTTTTGAGAATCAAAAAAAGGAACAATTTGCTACTCGTGTTCCCATTAAAGGAAATTTAGGTAATGTCAAAGCAAATATTTGGTTGACCATTATAAATGCCTTTAAAAATGCTTATATTGATGCTTTTCAACACAAATTAGATCAAACCGTAACGTTCCAAAAGGTAGCGTTATCAGAGGATGCTAAAGCGGAAAAGGACAAGAAAGGCTTTTTTCAAAGAGGAATTTTTGCTAAGAAAGATAAAAACTCTAATAAGAAATAA